From Ruminococcus sp. HUN007, a single genomic window includes:
- a CDS encoding nucleoside-diphosphate sugar epimerase/dehydratase, protein MGKCIEHSKRTMIIGGGVAGQMLMTEIKNAQHSEYEDDKLAAQFDPVCIIDNDPEKIGTEIMGVRIVGPSSDIPHFAKKFRVEQIILAIPSLTEERRKLIIDLCNETKLPLKIIPFIGSLLLDDNASLLGQVRDIKVEELLGRDPVTFNNHNIKAFVHDKVCMVTGGGGSIGSELVRQISKYKPKQVVIVDIYENNAYEIQQELLMEYGDDLNLVTLIASVRDYYRMNQIFKTYKPDVVFHAAAHKHVPLMEDSPMEAIKNNVIGTFNVATLAQYHNVKKFVMISTDKAVNPTNAMGASKRCCEMIVQFLAQQNEGCTEFVATRFGNVLGSNGSVIPIFKKQIEQGKPVTVTHPDIIRYFMTIPEAVSLVMEAAAMAKGGEIFVLDMGKPVKIVTLAENLIRMYGKEPYIDIPIRFTGLRPGEKIKEELLMMEEGLQKTSNKLIYIGKQIEIDEETFASDLRELRDAAKKNNEKIALEALHKMVPTFTTPEAFNSKVLMNV, encoded by the coding sequence ATGGGAAAATGTATTGAACATTCAAAACGAACAATGATCATCGGCGGCGGTGTTGCCGGACAGATGCTGATGACGGAGATCAAGAATGCGCAGCATTCCGAGTATGAGGATGACAAGCTGGCGGCGCAGTTTGATCCGGTCTGCATCATTGACAACGATCCTGAAAAGATCGGTACGGAGATAATGGGGGTAAGGATAGTCGGTCCTTCGTCCGACATTCCGCACTTTGCGAAGAAATTCAGGGTGGAACAGATCATTCTTGCCATTCCTTCACTTACTGAGGAACGACGCAAGCTGATCATTGACCTCTGTAACGAGACAAAGCTTCCGTTAAAGATCATACCATTCATCGGTAGTCTTCTACTTGATGACAATGCAAGTCTTCTCGGACAGGTTCGTGACATTAAAGTTGAAGAACTTCTTGGACGAGATCCCGTTACGTTTAACAACCATAATATTAAAGCCTTTGTTCACGATAAAGTATGCATGGTAACTGGCGGTGGCGGTTCTATCGGCTCTGAACTTGTTCGCCAGATTTCTAAGTACAAGCCTAAGCAGGTTGTAATCGTTGATATTTATGAAAACAATGCCTACGAAATTCAGCAGGAACTTCTCATGGAATACGGTGATGATCTCAATCTTGTAACACTTATTGCATCTGTCCGTGACTACTACCGCATGAACCAGATCTTTAAGACGTACAAGCCGGATGTTGTGTTTCACGCGGCTGCACACAAGCATGTACCGCTTATGGAAGACTCACCGATGGAGGCTATCAAGAACAACGTTATCGGTACGTTCAACGTTGCTACACTTGCGCAGTATCATAATGTAAAGAAGTTCGTTATGATCTCGACAGACAAGGCGGTAAACCCGACAAATGCGATGGGTGCGTCAAAGCGCTGCTGCGAGATGATTGTTCAGTTCCTCGCTCAGCAGAACGAAGGATGTACAGAATTCGTTGCAACACGTTTCGGTAACGTACTCGGTTCAAACGGATCGGTTATCCCGATATTCAAGAAGCAGATAGAGCAGGGCAAGCCGGTTACTGTAACTCATCCTGACATCATCCGGTACTTCATGACTATTCCGGAGGCGGTAAGCCTGGTAATGGAAGCCGCAGCGATGGCCAAGGGCGGCGAGATATTCGTTCTCGACATGGGCAAGCCGGTAAAGATCGTGACCCTTGCGGAAAACCTTATCCGTATGTACGGCAAGGAGCCGTATATTGATATTCCGATACGTTTTACAGGTCTTCGTCCTGGTGAGAAAATTAAGGAAGAACTTCTCATGATGGAAGAAGGGTTACAGAAGACTTCTAACAAGCTTATCTACATAGGCAAGCAGATTGAAATTGATGAGGAAACATTTGCATCTGACCTAAGAGAACTTCGTGATGCTGCTAAGAAGAACAATGAAAAGATTGCTCTTGAGGCACTACATAAGATGGTTCCGACGTTTACAACACCGGAAGCGTTCAATAGTAAAGTGCTAATGAACGTATAA
- the lgt gene encoding prolipoprotein diacylglyceryl transferase: MGARAYYVLMNLDYYSKDWKSVFMTRNGGLAIYGGIIGALLAGLVACRIRKVKVLPMFDVAAMGFFIGQSIGRWGNFFNHEAFGSNTDLPWGMTSGRIQSWITENAGTSKILEGLTPERAVHPCFLYESIWCLLGFIILFLVSRKRKYDGQILLLYIFWYGLGRTFIEGLRTDSLMLGNIRISQALACISSIAALILLFAVGSKVKRMGGDYVFYKDTEESRALLAADAAAKTTGAAEEAKGHRATEGSAELDRKAPVEGSEDTEENTEAAEEVEKESD; encoded by the coding sequence ATCGGCGCCAGAGCTTACTACGTACTCATGAACCTTGACTATTATTCAAAGGACTGGAAATCAGTCTTCATGACCCGAAACGGCGGACTTGCCATCTACGGCGGAATAATCGGTGCGCTTCTTGCAGGTCTTGTCGCATGCAGAATAAGAAAAGTAAAGGTTCTTCCGATGTTTGACGTTGCAGCAATGGGCTTCTTCATCGGTCAGTCCATCGGCAGATGGGGAAATTTCTTTAACCATGAAGCTTTCGGCAGCAACACCGATCTTCCGTGGGGAATGACAAGCGGAAGAATACAGTCGTGGATAACAGAAAACGCCGGAACTTCAAAAATTCTCGAAGGGCTGACACCTGAAAGAGCAGTTCATCCGTGCTTCCTCTACGAATCCATCTGGTGCCTTCTCGGCTTCATAATACTTTTTCTCGTTTCACGAAAAAGAAAATATGACGGTCAGATCCTTCTTCTCTACATCTTTTGGTATGGCCTCGGAAGAACCTTCATAGAAGGCCTCAGAACCGATAGCCTTATGCTCGGTAACATCCGAATCTCACAGGCACTTGCATGTATCTCATCCATAGCCGCCCTCATTCTCCTCTTTGCAGTCGGTTCAAAAGTAAAAAGAATGGGCGGCGACTACGTCTTCTACAAAGACACCGAAGAATCCAGAGCACTCCTGGCAGCTGACGCTGCAGCCAAAACCACAGGTGCAGCCGAAGAGGCGAAGGGCCATAGGGCGACCGAAGGAAGTGCAGAGCTCGATCGCAAAGCCCCTGTAGAAGGATCTGAGGACACAGAAGAAAATACAGAGGCTGCTGAAGAAGTAGAGAAAGAATCTGACTAA
- a CDS encoding diguanylate cyclase, translated as MSFIPLMYEDGNICYCIYTVEIDLKPDARRMSTISSDTASSVLETCIRLRSHGDFRETMNAVCEDIRDLCGSDHCCIISLDTSKRKCSVLCEAHSVKLEHGTIGDMIDDSFFDMAYSWLDTIAGSNCILVRNEHDMETLKERNPEWYHSMKSNGTRNIVLFPLTFNEELLGYIWAVNFREDDAGKIKETLELTTFILASEIYSYRMMDELNILSATDMLTGVNNRNAMNNYVSGLVETTDDAVKGKTVSVVLADLNGLKRANDNEGHAAGDLLLKKAALVLQKFFTGSNIYRAGGDEFVVISENISEAELTDRLGKLRAATSQPDDEVCFAVGSSIGKAGDIRRLMQEADACMYSDKIHFYELHPELKRN; from the coding sequence ATGTCGTTCATCCCGCTTATGTATGAAGACGGCAACATCTGTTACTGCATCTATACAGTCGAGATAGATCTTAAGCCGGATGCAAGAAGAATGTCAACCATTTCTTCAGACACAGCATCTTCTGTACTTGAAACCTGTATAAGACTCAGAAGCCACGGGGATTTCCGTGAAACTATGAATGCGGTCTGTGAGGATATCCGTGATCTCTGCGGTTCCGATCACTGCTGTATCATCAGCCTCGATACATCGAAGAGAAAATGTTCCGTTCTCTGTGAGGCTCATTCCGTTAAGCTTGAACACGGAACTATCGGCGATATGATAGATGACTCGTTTTTCGATATGGCATATTCGTGGCTCGACACGATCGCAGGCAGCAACTGCATTCTGGTCAGAAACGAACATGATATGGAAACGCTGAAAGAACGAAATCCTGAATGGTATCATTCAATGAAATCAAACGGAACAAGAAACATCGTTCTTTTTCCGCTGACTTTCAATGAAGAACTTCTCGGCTACATCTGGGCAGTGAATTTCAGAGAGGATGACGCCGGCAAGATCAAGGAAACTCTTGAACTTACAACATTCATACTTGCTTCGGAAATCTACAGCTACAGAATGATGGACGAACTGAATATTCTCAGCGCGACTGACATGCTTACAGGAGTAAACAACAGAAATGCAATGAACAATTACGTTTCCGGGCTGGTTGAAACTACTGATGATGCAGTAAAGGGAAAAACGGTTTCAGTTGTTTTGGCTGACTTAAACGGCTTAAAGCGTGCCAATGACAATGAGGGGCATGCCGCCGGCGATCTGCTCTTAAAGAAGGCTGCGCTTGTTCTTCAGAAATTTTTTACCGGCAGTAATATATACCGTGCCGGCGGAGATGAGTTCGTTGTGATTTCAGAAAACATATCAGAAGCTGAATTGACGGACAGACTCGGCAAACTCCGCGCAGCTACATCTCAGCCTGACGATGAAGTGTGCTTTGCAGTCGGAAGCAGTATCGGCAAAGCCGGCGATATACGCAGACTTATGCAGGAAGCGGATGCGTGTATGTATTCAGACAAGATACATTTCTACGAGCTTCATCCGGAGCTTAAAAGAAACTGA
- a CDS encoding pitrilysin family protein codes for MGLKLDREIIADGVGFTEITDPKLRTSVLKIKFVTELSGETAQLNSIVSQLIPSSNSRIKTYSEMSDRLDALYGSSLYSDTSKNGDCQTITVSADCIDNRFAFDSEDILGELLDIINDCIFSPNTDENGFDKTEFELKRRELIESIYSDINNKRWYAMLRAQRHIFKGEPGEYSVYGTVENAEKITPRQAYDAYLWLLKTAVIEIYFVSPVTDHSAKERFRKMFSGMEREVQNVRFRSVSPLKAEVCRVTEKVKMKQTKVIMAFKSATDSKYAATVMARLFGGTPFSKLFSNVREKMSLCYYCAASYVFSKGTMFVESGVETENTEKLISEVQNQLDSIKNGGFTDEEFENTVRYLINLVNGVEDSPGSVVTWYFSGRCSSDEVSPEEYIRRLEKLTREDIIAAARSFSLDTVYVMEADADSEEDDDE; via the coding sequence ATGGGACTGAAACTCGATCGGGAGATCATTGCCGACGGTGTCGGATTTACAGAAATAACTGATCCTAAACTCAGGACAAGCGTACTGAAGATCAAATTTGTTACGGAACTTTCAGGTGAGACTGCGCAGCTCAATTCTATCGTTTCACAGCTTATTCCGTCTTCGAACAGCCGCATAAAGACTTATTCCGAAATGTCAGACAGACTCGATGCACTTTACGGTTCATCGCTTTACAGCGATACCAGCAAGAACGGTGACTGCCAGACGATCACCGTATCGGCTGACTGCATCGACAACCGTTTTGCTTTTGATTCAGAGGATATTCTCGGTGAACTTCTTGACATAATAAATGACTGTATTTTTTCGCCCAATACAGATGAAAACGGATTTGACAAAACTGAATTTGAACTTAAAAGAAGAGAACTTATTGAAAGTATCTATTCCGATATAAACAATAAAAGATGGTATGCAATGCTCAGGGCTCAGAGGCATATTTTTAAGGGTGAGCCCGGTGAGTATTCCGTATACGGTACGGTAGAAAATGCGGAGAAAATAACTCCGCGTCAGGCATATGACGCATATCTGTGGCTTTTAAAGACAGCAGTTATCGAAATATACTTCGTTTCACCGGTTACCGATCATTCGGCTAAGGAACGTTTCAGAAAGATGTTTTCCGGCATGGAACGTGAAGTCCAGAATGTTCGTTTCCGTTCGGTAAGTCCTCTCAAGGCTGAAGTGTGCCGCGTTACGGAAAAGGTAAAAATGAAGCAGACAAAAGTCATAATGGCTTTCAAGTCAGCGACTGACAGCAAATATGCTGCGACTGTAATGGCCAGACTTTTTGGCGGAACGCCTTTCTCAAAACTGTTTTCAAACGTCAGGGAGAAAATGAGCCTTTGTTATTACTGTGCCGCTTCCTATGTTTTCAGCAAGGGAACGATGTTCGTTGAAAGCGGTGTTGAAACGGAGAATACGGAAAAACTCATTTCCGAAGTTCAGAATCAGCTTGACAGCATAAAGAACGGCGGCTTTACTGATGAGGAATTTGAAAACACTGTACGTTATCTCATCAATCTTGTGAACGGTGTGGAAGATTCACCGGGATCGGTCGTTACATGGTATTTTTCCGGACGCTGCTCTTCTGATGAGGTATCACCTGAAGAATATATCAGACGTCTTGAAAAGCTTACACGTGAAGACATTATCGCGGCTGCACGTTCATTCAGTCTTGACACGGTATATGTAATGGAAGCTGATGCAGATTCAGAGGAGGATGACGATGAATAA
- the galE gene encoding UDP-glucose 4-epimerase GalE has translation MSTILLAGGAGYIGSHTAVELLNAGYDVIVVDNYANSCPESIKRVESITGKSVKLYEADVSDNAAMEKIFAENKIDAVIHFAGLKAVGESVAMPVAYYRNNIDTTLTLLETMSKFDVKNIIFSSSATVYGEANKVPYLETMPRGACTNPYGWTKSMMEQIFEDAAKADEKLSVVLLRYFNPIGAHESGRIGEDPSGIPNNLMPYVTQTAVGKRECLTIFGNDYPTKDGTCTRDYIHVVDLAKGHVKAIDYILANDKVCEIFNLGTGTPYSVTEIVETFERVNNIKVNHIYGARRPGDLAECYANADKALKVLGWKTEKTLEDMCRDSWNWQKNNPEGYGKK, from the coding sequence ATGTCAACAATACTTTTAGCAGGCGGTGCCGGTTATATCGGCTCCCACACTGCAGTGGAACTTTTAAACGCAGGATACGACGTTATCGTAGTCGATAACTACGCAAACAGCTGTCCGGAATCAATTAAGCGTGTTGAATCAATTACCGGAAAGTCAGTAAAGCTTTACGAGGCTGATGTAAGCGACAATGCAGCTATGGAAAAGATCTTTGCGGAAAACAAGATCGATGCTGTTATCCATTTCGCCGGACTCAAGGCAGTAGGCGAATCAGTTGCAATGCCGGTCGCATACTACAGAAACAACATCGACACAACACTTACTCTTCTTGAAACAATGAGTAAGTTTGATGTAAAGAACATCATTTTCAGCTCATCTGCAACAGTATACGGCGAAGCAAACAAGGTTCCGTACCTCGAAACAATGCCTCGCGGTGCCTGCACAAATCCGTACGGCTGGACAAAGTCAATGATGGAACAGATATTCGAAGACGCTGCAAAGGCTGATGAAAAGCTTTCAGTTGTTCTCTTAAGATACTTCAACCCGATCGGCGCTCACGAATCAGGAAGAATAGGTGAAGATCCGTCAGGAATACCGAACAACCTCATGCCGTATGTTACTCAGACAGCAGTAGGCAAGCGCGAATGCCTCACTATTTTCGGAAACGACTATCCGACAAAGGACGGCACATGCACACGTGACTACATCCACGTTGTCGATCTTGCAAAGGGACATGTCAAGGCTATCGACTACATCCTCGCCAACGATAAAGTATGCGAGATCTTCAACCTCGGTACAGGTACTCCGTACAGCGTAACCGAGATCGTCGAAACATTCGAACGTGTAAACAACATCAAGGTAAACCATATCTACGGCGCAAGAAGACCGGGCGACCTCGCTGAATGCTACGCAAACGCAGACAAGGCTCTTAAGGTCCTCGGCTGGAAGACAGAAAAGACACTCGAAGACATGTGCCGCGACTCATGGAACTGGCAGAAAAACAATCCGGAGGGTTACGGTAAGAAGTAA
- a CDS encoding pitrilysin family protein: protein MNKEIITSSITGDSYTRIKHKSGLDILVWEMPGYSSAEALFGTKYGSINTRFRTLNDTGYTTVPEGIAHFLEHKLFENEDCDAFAQYAKTGASANAYTSFDKTCYLFSCTKNFNESLKILLSFVQNPYFTEETVEKEQGIIAQEIRMCNDNPGNRCFYNMLKCLYHEHPVKIDIAGTVDSIKQINADLLYKCYNTFYNLNNMVLVAAGNVNTDEILAIADEKLRMCEDIKLETVFPDEPDTVVQKKITEKMSVGLPVFNIGFKSAPGSGYEVVKNEIVLFTALSVISNAASDFYRKMMADGLINSSFSNEVFSGDGYFSAIAGGESKDPDEVYERLMNEIARVKREGIDRSLFESIRKYTYGSVIKELESPEQAASLLINSYFSGTSAFDGMRAISEMTYDDVMNAINERLDPEKAVLSVIEPQ from the coding sequence ATGAATAAGGAGATCATCACCAGCAGTATAACAGGTGATTCCTATACAAGAATAAAGCATAAGAGCGGTCTCGATATACTTGTATGGGAAATGCCGGGATATTCATCAGCCGAGGCACTTTTCGGAACAAAATACGGTTCCATCAATACACGTTTCAGAACCCTTAATGACACCGGCTACACAACGGTTCCGGAAGGTATCGCACATTTTCTTGAGCACAAGCTTTTTGAAAATGAAGACTGCGACGCTTTCGCCCAGTATGCAAAAACCGGTGCATCGGCCAATGCCTACACTTCATTTGACAAGACCTGCTATCTTTTCAGCTGCACGAAGAATTTCAACGAGTCGCTGAAGATTCTTTTAAGTTTTGTGCAGAATCCGTATTTTACTGAAGAAACAGTGGAAAAGGAACAGGGGATAATCGCACAGGAGATCAGAATGTGCAACGACAATCCCGGAAACCGCTGCTTTTACAATATGCTGAAATGCCTTTATCATGAACATCCGGTAAAGATAGATATAGCAGGTACGGTCGACAGCATAAAGCAGATAAATGCAGATCTCCTTTACAAGTGCTACAACACGTTCTATAACCTTAACAACATGGTGCTCGTTGCAGCAGGAAACGTAAATACAGATGAGATCCTTGCAATTGCCGATGAAAAGCTTCGTATGTGCGAGGACATAAAGCTCGAAACAGTATTCCCTGATGAACCGGATACTGTTGTTCAGAAGAAAATTACTGAAAAAATGTCAGTCGGACTGCCGGTCTTCAACATTGGTTTCAAGTCGGCGCCGGGAAGCGGCTATGAAGTTGTGAAGAATGAAATAGTGCTGTTTACGGCATTAAGCGTTATTTCAAACGCTGCTTCGGATTTCTACAGAAAGATGATGGCAGACGGGCTTATCAATTCATCATTCTCAAATGAAGTATTTTCAGGTGACGGTTACTTTTCCGCAATAGCCGGCGGTGAGTCGAAGGATCCTGATGAAGTGTATGAGCGCCTTATGAACGAGATAGCGCGTGTGAAGAGGGAAGGAATTGACCGCAGCCTTTTTGAAAGTATAAGAAAATATACCTACGGTTCAGTTATCAAGGAACTTGAAAGTCCTGAACAGGCTGCATCGCTTCTCATAAACAGTTATTTCTCCGGAACCAGCGCGTTTGACGGAATGAGGGCTATCTCGGAGATGACATATGATGATGTTATGAATGCAATAAACGAAAGACTTGATCCTGAAAAAGCTGTTCTTTCAGTGATCGAACCGCAGTAA
- the folD gene encoding bifunctional methylenetetrahydrofolate dehydrogenase/methenyltetrahydrofolate cyclohydrolase FolD: MAKIISGKEVSAKVKNEVKEKTLELKNKGIEVGLAVVIVGDDPASRVYVNNKKKACEEVGFTSYEYALPAETTEAELLALVDKLNKDDKVNGILVQLPVPKHINETAVINAISPDKDVDAFHPVNVGKIMIGDYAFLPCTPAGVMELIDSTGVEIAGKSCVVIGRSNIVGKPMSMLLLHRSGTVTICHSKTKNLKEICANADILVAAVGRPNFVTGDMVKEGAVVIDVGINRLENGKLCGDVNYEEAEKKAAFITPVPGGVGPMTIAMLMKNTLTAAMIKNNLM; the protein is encoded by the coding sequence ATGGCAAAAATAATAAGCGGAAAAGAAGTATCTGCAAAAGTAAAAAACGAAGTTAAGGAAAAAACACTTGAACTGAAAAACAAAGGCATTGAAGTAGGCCTTGCAGTAGTTATCGTAGGCGATGATCCTGCATCAAGAGTATATGTAAACAACAAGAAGAAAGCCTGCGAGGAAGTCGGCTTTACTTCATACGAATACGCTCTTCCGGCAGAAACAACAGAAGCAGAGCTCCTCGCCCTCGTTGACAAACTCAATAAGGACGACAAGGTAAACGGCATACTCGTTCAGCTCCCTGTTCCGAAACACATCAACGAAACAGCTGTTATCAACGCTATTTCACCGGACAAGGACGTTGACGCTTTCCACCCTGTAAACGTAGGAAAGATCATGATCGGCGACTACGCATTCCTTCCGTGTACACCGGCAGGCGTAATGGAACTCATCGACAGCACAGGCGTTGAGATCGCCGGCAAGTCATGCGTAGTGATCGGCAGAAGCAATATCGTAGGCAAGCCTATGTCAATGCTCCTTCTCCACAGAAGCGGCACAGTTACCATCTGTCACTCAAAGACAAAGAACCTTAAGGAGATCTGCGCAAATGCTGACATCCTTGTTGCAGCAGTCGGAAGACCGAACTTCGTTACAGGCGACATGGTTAAGGAAGGCGCAGTAGTTATCGACGTTGGCATCAACCGCCTTGAAAACGGCAAGCTCTGCGGAGATGTAAACTATGAAGAAGCAGAAAAGAAAGCAGCATTTATCACACCTGTACCGGGCGGCGTAGGACCAATGACTATAGCAATGCTCATGAAGAATACTCTTACAGCTGCAATGATAAAGAATAATTTAATGTAA
- a CDS encoding bifunctional diguanylate cyclase/phosphodiesterase, whose translation MASGKKYQKLSTKFALSCVLPASLLLIAVCCVSLMITSRNLLQSMRKSMEMQATSRSDALVDSLDKALSNAGFQSKVYNIQRNLKNEEYEGVREVLSRISRSSSCFNNVSVYDFSSADACNVYTEKSNSSIKYTPEWYDEEQFSQSEGYFVTQDITHNADRTLMYYVYPFKSPDSDKNDRCFLASVSNDVALRMLELSNGVDESRWMIVSDKGKILYHSMEYKKEVFDMIEEKTQNESELSSIHEFNGRLMLIVDKKIPEIDSIRVIYVVPVERALKDITVSLIITIGLTIISICILAFFISYMTKQMVDEIKAIRQSLSGIHEKKFVGVIKSENRDEMGDLVDDFNKVINLLTYQAEHDENTGFYNSRAFAEKARRIISENKGSSRYAVIRSDIDNFSFINDIFDWSVGNSILRKIAAIIKDVFKDAPLHGYLGNDIFVVLYRYDEEDNMYTDIKKAADRIRKCDNRIQLVPHFGIADELEPETEISVACDYAGVALKTIKGNMLREFITYNNDFKNMHNMQKYVESNKQSALDNGDFYIQFQPKCDIVTGRVVGAEALVRWKRSDTGEIIPPVEFIPIFEKNGFVITLDRYVWEETCKVIKHWQDMDYHELPVSVNVSRVHINNPHFVAELYALVRKYGIKPELLEIEITESALLEKGDAELESVMDDLKTRGFRLLMDDFASGYSSLISLQKLPFDVIKIDKALIDDVDDQENRKFVAGAVSFILDLGKEIVVEGVENEVQRKILAEAGCSIIQGFCFSKPLDIADFEKIAFAEDTNRKNTDPYEDDDPLNEAY comes from the coding sequence ATGGCATCGGGAAAAAAATATCAGAAATTAAGCACAAAGTTTGCTTTGTCCTGTGTTTTGCCGGCCTCGCTGCTTCTGATCGCAGTATGCTGTGTAAGTCTTATGATCACAAGCAGAAATCTTTTGCAGTCCATGAGAAAATCAATGGAAATGCAGGCTACATCCCGTTCCGACGCTCTTGTTGATAGCCTCGATAAGGCTCTGTCCAATGCAGGCTTTCAGTCGAAGGTATACAACATTCAGCGTAACCTGAAAAACGAAGAATATGAAGGCGTCAGGGAAGTGCTTTCCCGTATTTCCAGAAGCTCGTCCTGCTTTAACAATGTTTCTGTGTATGATTTTTCATCCGCAGATGCATGTAATGTTTATACGGAAAAATCAAACAGTTCAATAAAATACACACCTGAATGGTATGATGAAGAACAGTTCAGTCAGTCAGAAGGTTATTTTGTAACTCAGGATATAACCCATAACGCAGACCGTACTCTTATGTACTATGTATATCCTTTCAAATCGCCGGATTCTGATAAAAACGACCGCTGTTTTCTTGCCAGCGTCAGCAACGATGTTGCCCTGAGAATGCTGGAACTTTCAAACGGCGTGGACGAAAGCCGCTGGATGATAGTTTCAGACAAAGGAAAAATTCTTTACCATTCAATGGAATATAAAAAAGAAGTCTTCGATATGATCGAAGAAAAGACGCAGAATGAAAGCGAACTTTCATCAATACATGAATTCAACGGCAGACTAATGCTGATCGTTGACAAAAAGATACCGGAAATCGACAGCATCAGGGTAATTTATGTTGTACCGGTCGAAAGAGCGCTGAAGGATATTACTGTAAGCCTTATTATAACCATCGGCCTTACGATCATCAGTATATGCATTCTTGCATTCTTTATTTCATACATGACAAAGCAGATGGTCGATGAGATAAAGGCTATCAGACAGAGTCTGAGCGGTATTCATGAAAAGAAGTTTGTCGGAGTTATCAAGTCTGAAAACCGTGATGAAATGGGTGATCTTGTTGATGATTTCAATAAAGTTATCAATCTTCTCACTTATCAGGCGGAGCACGATGAAAACACAGGTTTTTACAATTCCAGAGCCTTTGCTGAAAAAGCCCGAAGGATCATTTCAGAAAATAAGGGCAGCAGCCGCTATGCGGTTATCAGATCGGACATTGACAATTTCAGCTTTATAAACGACATTTTTGACTGGTCAGTAGGAAACAGTATACTCAGGAAGATCGCAGCTATAATAAAGGATGTATTTAAGGATGCACCGCTTCACGGATACCTCGGCAACGATATTTTTGTTGTGCTTTACAGGTACGATGAAGAGGACAACATGTACACCGATATAAAAAAAGCTGCCGACAGGATCAGAAAGTGTGATAACAGGATACAGCTCGTACCGCATTTCGGTATTGCTGATGAGCTTGAACCTGAAACGGAAATAAGCGTTGCATGCGATTATGCAGGCGTTGCGCTCAAAACCATCAAGGGAAATATGCTCCGCGAATTCATTACCTACAACAACGATTTCAAGAATATGCACAATATGCAGAAATACGTTGAAAGCAATAAGCAGTCAGCCCTTGACAACGGTGACTTCTACATTCAGTTCCAGCCTAAATGCGACATTGTAACAGGTCGTGTTGTCGGAGCTGAAGCTCTTGTCAGATGGAAGAGAAGCGATACAGGTGAGATCATTCCGCCTGTTGAGTTCATACCTATTTTCGAAAAGAACGGATTTGTCATCACCCTTGACCGTTATGTCTGGGAGGAAACCTGCAAGGTTATAAAGCACTGGCAGGATATGGACTATCATGAGCTTCCGGTTTCAGTAAATGTGTCACGTGTTCATATAAACAATCCGCATTTTGTTGCTGAGCTTTATGCACTCGTAAGAAAATACGGAATAAAACCTGAACTTCTTGAGATCGAAATAACAGAGAGTGCTCTTCTTGAAAAAGGAGACGCAGAGCTCGAAAGCGTTATGGATGATCTTAAAACAAGAGGATTCAGACTTCTCATGGACGATTTTGCGTCCGGCTATTCATCACTTATTTCGCTTCAGAAGCTGCCTTTCGATGTTATTAAGATAGACAAGGCTCTGATAGACGATGTTGATGATCAGGAAAACAGAAAGTTCGTGGCAGGTGCTGTTTCCTTCATCCTTGATCTCGGAAAGGAAATAGTAGTTGAAGGCGTTGAAAATGAAGTACAGCGAAAGATACTTGCTGAAGCGGGATGCAGCATCATTCAGGGCTTCTGCTTCTCAAAACCGCTTGACATAGCAGATTTTGAAAAGATAGCATTTGCCGAAGATACGAACAGAAAAAATACGGATCCTTATGAAGATGATGATCCGCTTAATGAAGCATATTAA